ATTTGATATCAGTATTGAGGTAAAACCAATTGGGACTTTACGGCTTTGTTGGTGTAGTAGTATTGAGGTAAAACCACCATGTCTCTACCACAATCAATTCTGTATCTCTAAATCTAAGCGACAACAAATTCAGATGCCAACGTCCTATGATGATAACATCACTTCTATAGCCAAATGTTCAGTGTTCTAATCTATGCAATAGATTCAGAAATCTCCCTGGAAAGCAATCATGGTCTGAATTATCATGCATCTATAATTTTAATTTCAGATCATCCCACAAAAGTATCTACTACTACGTTATAACAAGAAATAATAACCATTCAAGATTATGCAATTTAAACCGTCTTTTATATTTCTCAGATTGTGAATTAATAATTTTGAATTAACGATTCCTCCAAGACAATCATCTTCTAGGTTTAACATGCATAAGCTACGGATCCCTTGACCATATATAACACTTCAAAATTATCTATTCGATGGCATATCCTACATACAGTAACACTGGTATTCTGTTTCCTTTTCGTAGGCTTTAGATTCTTCCCCTAGTTAATAACACTTTCAGATTCATCCAAACAGTTTATCTGATCACATATTGAGCTTTTCATTCAAAAGGTATGGGAAATTGTCAAGTTCCAGTCTTCAAGAAACTCGAGCACTATAGCAAAAGCGAAAAACCCAAATTTGGATCAAAATAACCTGTTTCTTGCGGTGGCATATATCCAGGAGCAAAATTTCAGACCCTAACTATTCCCATCGAAGTACATAAACATGCCAATCTTCACGATCTCCCATTTCACACAAGGAGGGAGCGATCAAGAACTTGTGCTCACCAGAAGCGAGGAGAAAGCCCAAGAACCACCTCCTCCCGTCGGGAGAGACAGCACTGGTTTCTTCCGGCCGCGCAGGCGAATCCCTCGAGCAGCGGCACGTAAAGGAGACGAACGGCCGCCTCTTGGGAAACCTCCTCGCAGCGAATCTCACTGTAACGGACGCATAAACCACCAAAAGATCGAGAaatgagatagagagagagagagggggagagagcGGAGCCCTACCGGTGTCCAGAGAGGGACTcgtagggaggaggaggaggtggagggagAGCTCCATCGCTTGGAGCGAAAGAGTGGTGAGGAGTTCGCGGTTGGAAAATAGGAGCAAAGGATTTTTTTATTttccattttatttattttttaatatctggAAAATAGAGGTTGACATAAATCTTTGACTTCGATGTTGACTTCCTCATTTATTGATCAACACAAAGTCTACAGCAAGCCAATAATTTATTTTCTGAAATACTATAAGGATTATATTCCCTTCATTTAAAGACATATTCTAATTGATCTCCATCTTATCTTCTTGCTTTGCAAAATTACATCTTctcattattttaattaaatttttaatttattttaaaatcattTCTTAGACAAATACACCCCTTAAATTTGAAGTGCATTTCAAACTATGTGTgacaatatataaattataaaacatTAATTAAGTCATATaaaaacaatattttttaattttaaaaaatattgtatACAATAAATTAGTAAGTaggaatttttaatattaaaaataaaataaaatctccgACACAAATCACATGCCTAAGTATCATTGTGCAGCACAGTGTTAGTGGCGTAATAATATATTACCAGAGCAGAGAAACTGCATACACAGGATTAAGAGTGGAAATTAACATGACAGCCTTGTAGGAGCTTAACATCTGCAAAGCTTCCATGGCGTCACTGGATCTCAACGTCGATGACCTTGCGATCCGTCTTCGTCTTGGGGATGACGACCAGCAGCACCCCGTTCTTGAGCTCAGCCTTCACCTTCTCCTTGTCACAGTTGTCGGGGAGAAGGAACCAGGAGTCGTAGGAGCTGGAGCTCCAACCTCTCCACTTGGACTCCTCCCCCGCCGCCGTTGGCTCCTGCTCCTTGTGCTCCCCCTTGATCACCAGTACGTCGTCCTCCACCGACACCTTCACCTCTTCCTTCGACAGCCCCGGCACGTCGAACCTCATCGTGATCTCGTTGTCCTCCTCCTTTATCTCCCACGGCGGCCTCATCTCCCCCGTGCTGCTCCCGGGGAAGGACATCGCGTCCTCGAACAGCCGGTCCATCGTGTCCAGCATCATCTTCATTGTCCTCACGGGCGACATAGCATCAACCAAACCTTCGGTGTTCCAGAAACAGATTGCAGATATAGTGACCGTGAAGTTGTCTCCTTAATTCGAAGGATACAAACAGGCAGTCATCAAGCAAACTACTTACCAAAAGGCGAGACGTCGAAGCCCGACCGGCGACGCCGCTGCTCTATGGCGGCGCCGTTCCCGGCTTTAGCGTCCTTGTTGACGTGCACGtcgatggaggaggaggtctCCTTGCTCTGCGGCGCCGCGGAGGCCGATACCGAGAGCCGGCGACGGCAAGAAGGCGATGGAAATGCTACTGTCGAAGGCTGGCGCTGCTTCCGGCGCAAGGTGTGCCCGGAAAGCAGAGGAGAAGGGCGTAGGACAAGGCCTGGTAAGGTAGACGCTGAGGCCATGGCAATCGGATAACAAAGAAGAGAAACGACTGTGAACCGCTTGCTGTGGAGGATCGAATGCAGAGATCGGTGCTTTATACAGAGGAATCGGAAGGGAGAGAGAGATCGGGAAGCGTCGGAGAAGGATGGGAACGTTCCGGAGTCGGCTAATATGTGGAAGTACAAGACACGTGGACGCTCGGGCGACCACCTTCTCGCGCCGTCAAGAAAACTCCAGTGTGTTCTGTGCGCGTCGGGTTCGTACGAACCGTTGGATAACGATCAAGAATCCAAATTCTATCTCAAATTCTACTAATTTTTTTAATCCTATTTATATGTATTAGTGGCAATGTCAATAATAatac
This Musa acuminata AAA Group cultivar baxijiao chromosome BXJ1-2, Cavendish_Baxijiao_AAA, whole genome shotgun sequence DNA region includes the following protein-coding sequences:
- the LOC103975709 gene encoding small heat shock protein, chloroplastic, which produces MASASTLPGLVLRPSPLLSGHTLRRKQRQPSTVAFPSPSCRRRLSVSASAAPQSKETSSSIDVHVNKDAKAGNGAAIEQRRRRSGFDVSPFGLVDAMSPVRTMKMMLDTMDRLFEDAMSFPGSSTGEMRPPWEIKEEDNEITMRFDVPGLSKEEVKVSVEDDVLVIKGEHKEQEPTAAGEESKWRGWSSSSYDSWFLLPDNCDKEKVKAELKNGVLLVVIPKTKTDRKVIDVEIQ